The nucleotide sequence CCGGTGATGTACTTGGGCATCTCTCTGGCATAACCACCACCGTCCCTCTGATGTCCACGGATCCATCCGCTCCTGTTGGGAGCTGCCCTCTGCCTCTGTGAGGAAGGACGCGCATCTGATTGACCACCTCCTGGGAGAAGAAAAGAATGTTTGTTAGTTTTTAATGACACAGTACAGTGTTTATTTTTCACCTTACGCTCTGAATTAGAGCTGGCCGATATAGAAAATAGTATAACGatgaaatataaatcatattgattgatattgataatcATGATAAGTGCAGTCCTGGACATTTTAGGCTGTTGTTGAATTAActatttttttagataaaggacaaacacacactgAGGTTAAACTTTCATTCAACCAACTtattaccaaaactgcaagattttaacaaagaaaaaaaaaaataacgtgtgctctctgaactctgaagggggcggagcttggtgacagagctcCTGGGTCTATGTTtgtaatgcggtaccgcgcacgtgacgtcaccgtctcaagagcaacgcttggtcttggttgggaggatgtaatgatagGCTAGGatgcaaagggaaggaaaaaatcCAAGTCTGAATCGAGTCTCATATTAATTCCTAagcatagattttatttttttaaatgctttttctaTTGTGAACTTAAATGTGAGAGCTGGCGTTTGCGGCTCACACTTCATACCGGAAGGTGAATTTTTAATGTCAAATTTTTAATAATGTACCAGGTTAGTGTCcaaatagcagctgtagatatcACTGACATCCTCTGGTTTCTgccctggatctgtttgggtattctgccccacagcatgtttgtgGAAACAATAGTCTCAACATTTAGGGAGAGGCCCTTACAGCCATCATTAACTacttttactttattaatttgctgttgaATGTTAATATAATACTAGCATCAATACATTACATAACTATACAATCATGTAATTCAGGTaacagcaaaaaacatttttttattactagCACACCAAATAGAGCTCAAATCAAAAAGACTCAATTCTAAATCTTGAGAATCTGAATcgattcttgaaatttgaatcaCTACCCAGCCCTAACTTATACCTCTGTCTGCACGGTGAACATTTTCAGAACTAGTAGTCAGGGATGAAGGGAAAATCACTGAGCATTTAAATGATGTTGATGGAAGACATCAacactgtgtgtttttttggctctttATAGACAAAGTTTGAGTCGAAATGATCGCTGAAGGTTGTTCTGTCCTGGTCCTGTTTAGACATCGCTTCCATGTGTTTAACGGATGGCAGCTTTTGCTGAAATCCCCGCTGTGTTTTTATCACACATAAGCCTTGTGTcgtgtttactttttttattggtgGGGGGTGTGTATGTGAACGTGGACCGAGGCTTCACTTGGATCACTTGGAACTGATGAAGCTGGCTCCAGTTCTGCACAGACTGATCACTGAGAAATAAAACCAAGAGACTCCTGAAGCTTGAACTGGCCTCTGAGAAAGGCCCGGCCTGCCACGGAGAGGCAGTGAACACCGGGGACATGATGACTGATCTCCTCACCCACCGTTCTCTGCGCGACTCTCCCCGTGAGAAGAAGATGGATGCTGCACACTGACAGGCTGGTTCCTCATCTTCTTCTCTCGCATTTTGGCTTTAGCTGCAGACATGTTCTGTAGGAAACCAGAAGGCAGAGCTCAAACACCCCCAAGATCCGTGACAGCGACAGTCCTAGCTGGTTAGCTCCGTTCGGACAAAGTTAGCATTGGCGTTAAAACTGGAGCTTTAGTCAATTCCCCCCAATAAGGTTACCCATAATAGTAATGCTGTTACCAAATGATGTGTGTATGCTGACGTGCAATCCTTACGGCCGCTGTGCTGCTCTTAGCTACCATGTGAGTTTTCCCTCATGCTCGTTGGCGTTCTTGTTTGCTTCCGGGTTCATGAGGGGAGGAGTCACGGGATATGTAGTGTATCGGCGCAACAAAAATAATGCCTTCGTACCTGGACCGGTACACATTTAATAtgttcaaataataaaattctatttcaatttattattgaaataattATCGTGTAAGCATTGAAACGCGTTTGTGTGGACTACAGCCGCACGGTTTCTATTCTAATTTTAAGATGCGCCGATAGCTGGTGTTATACGGTAAAGAAGGTGCGACGTTCTCTTGGCAGCTGCTCGCCTCTCAGCTCCCCGTTAAACTGCATGCTTTTCACTTTCCTGGTGTTGGGTCAGTGATTACTGAGGGAAAATGGCTGCACTGTTCAGGAGGATCATCAGCACAACCAAAGCTCCTGCTGCGATCGGCCCATACAGGTGAGAGGAGCAGGGCTCAACTTTAACCCTGCTGCACAGCGGGCCATGTGGCAGTACACTGGCTTACTGTTCAATTCTTGTGTATTTTAATAGTACAGTGGATTGCAATGAAAACGCAAAAAGAAGcgttttttctattattttaagGGAGCATGAAtgcaaaagcagtttttttaaagtgcatatgTTCAGATTTTGCACTTTACACCCAGAGAACAGCGGTTTAACCATTAACAAGTTCTGCTCCCAGGTTTGTGTTTAATACACTCCGTTAGGATTGGCTCTGCAGATCCTGTTGCCTGCTGAGTTCAAAATTAAACAACCATGCATGGCTTCTGCGGGTCTGACCCCAGAATGAAACAGTttgatgaaatgttttaaatgaagtCACACCACGTTTTTAggagatatatataaaaaagtttatATTTAGCTGTAACGtcatatttgttgttgttttgtgtgtgtgtgtgtgtgtgtgtgtgtgtgtgtgtgtgtgtgtgtgtgtgtgtgtgtgtgtgtgcgtgtgttcaAGCCAAGCCGTGGTGGTTGATCGGACCATGTACATCTCAGGGCAGCTGGGGATGGATCCTGCCAGTGGGCAGCTGGTGGAAGGTGGTGTTCAGGCGCAGACCAGACAGGTGACCTTTCACTAATGTCTGCCTCTTTTCATTTAATCACTACACTCAATTGCAACGCTTGAAATAGATTGGCAAGCCGTAACTGTTTCCTGTCTTCCCCCCGTTGTTATAAGCAACATTTTGTTCAATCGTAGTCCTTTTGTCCCTCACAATCGAGACACTTAAAAGTTGAATCAATATTTGAAGAGCTGGGCGCACTGTACCGGACTTTGtgctgtgaatattttttttcaggctcttgtgAACATGGGGGAAATTCTTAAAGTTGCTGGCTGCAGCTATGAGAACGGTGAGAGAAACTTTAGTCGAATAGTTCCATTTGTTTTAACCTTTGCTCAAAACCTGTTTGTGCATTTGATTtctagttgttttttctctctcatctGTTTCTGCAGTCGTGAAAACCACAGTGCTGTTAGCCGACatgaacgattttgtaaaagTCAATGATGTTTACAAGCAGTGTAAGTAAAATGCCGTGGCGATCATTAGAAACTAGTGTATCTCTGCAATATTAgagctgtttttaaatttggGAAAAGGCCATCAGTTCCGTTTTATAACAAGTTGGCCACTGGGTGTCAGTATAACCCAAATAAACCTGCGTCACTCAGGTGGAcatactgtttgtttgtttttttaaaacagcttggTTTTATGCCTTTGGTTTGAGCAAATCTTTTGCCGCCAAGGATTCTAAATGAATAAAGGATGTTCCTAAGCAGGTGCGTACTATATGTGAGGCTACTAATGAGAAACGGCGTGGCTTTGACAGAAGAGGAGCACACCGGCTGCTGAAGCTTCCTGAGTCACTGCTGAGTGaaatctgagctgctgctgtcaaTGGATTAAGCTTCATCTAAATACCAGACATTGTGATACCTGGCCCTGCCTAAACGTGATAATAAAGCCTCCCCTGTAGCTTTCACTGACATTTAAAGAAGAAACGCTGCGGGGGCTGGGTGGCTTTGGTTTTCAGGGAACACAGATGGTaaaagtatttctaccccttGTACTTTTGCAGGTTTTGTCACATTACTACAAAACACTTGTCCcaattttattgggattgcATATGCTTGAATGCAAACAATGGCATACTTGTGAAGTTTGGGGAAAATAATACTTAGTCACTGATATTTCTtcactaataaaacaaaaaagtgtaaTATGCATCTGCGTTCTGTGAACGCCCCATGGAGGAAGAATCCTTCAATAGTAAAACTATCAGTTGTGCACTCCACCATAAGAAGCTCTATTTGCAGTTTTCTACAAGCCATCTAAGGCACAGAGCAAACCTGtaaaagaaggtgctctgaGCAGATCCAAAGCCATAACTGAGGCTTTCTTCCTACTTGCAATTTGGAAAATTAACACTGTTccaaccctgaacacaccatggTGTGATCAACATCGTGCAGCGGGGATACTTTGCTTGAACAGGACTTAGCAGCTAACCAGAGTTCAAAGATTGCTGGAGCTGGAGCCAAATACAGACCaagtctggaagaaaacctattATAGGCTGCAAAAGACCTAAGAGTCAGGTAGAGGCTCACCTTTCAGCAGGGTAGTGATACTTAACATCCTGCtagagctacaatagaatgTTTTAGACCAAAGCACATTCTGATGTTAAAGtggaccagtcaaagtccacacctaaatcc is from Fundulus heteroclitus isolate FHET01 chromosome 3, MU-UCD_Fhet_4.1, whole genome shotgun sequence and encodes:
- the LOC105933133 gene encoding 2-iminobutanoate/2-iminopropanoate deaminase, encoding MAALFRRIISTTKAPAAIGPYSQAVVVDRTMYISGQLGMDPASGQLVEGGVQAQTRQALVNMGEILKVAGCSYENVVKTTVLLADMNDFVKVNDVYKQFFSSSFPARAAYQVAALPRGGLVEIEAVAVLGPLSDAP